From Saccharothrix espanaensis DSM 44229, the proteins below share one genomic window:
- a CDS encoding ThiF family adenylyltransferase: MDTYDDGALDRFRAGLVNAGFSPLHGPREEWGGPLRASLRPLTTATRMRIVLLDGWPLRYAHVVVEGLRADHAARGTICLWADDDPAQVAARDLEVLWTRLDDWAARALGGFGDQDRALDAHFLFNSERTSFRAELPLDDLVRGMNDGHLTRLTAVRRGSGALLITRSKPAKAGNDTPRLRGAFYLRDRIEAPPRDLDELRARLRRRQREDFDRGLAERTTPAGMAAPSGGHDFVVLAWPRHGTHDAIVVAYDDEGGSLHASALAATSNDIASLKRRAGPDADLLTCKKVLIAGAGSVGGHVALILACAGVGKIVLHDGDHLTSANVVRHVGAEYCVGYRKTTIVAEVISSHAPWTDTDLHDDLSHAPSDLAGQIAGADLVVDCTGLFSLTAALAEVCQRTNTALVTGALFHGGRLARVQRQAEGDTLIAARRADPAYPDLPPEDPAAPQAGFLELGCTAPVHNASPVAVLHTAAEIARSVADLLTGRLHLPDERIVVHEPLLPPFDRIGTYDGPLHETSTT; encoded by the coding sequence TTGGACACGTACGACGACGGCGCGCTCGACCGCTTCCGCGCCGGATTGGTCAACGCGGGCTTCTCGCCGCTCCACGGCCCCAGGGAGGAGTGGGGTGGCCCGCTTCGCGCGAGCCTCCGGCCCCTCACGACGGCCACCCGCATGAGGATCGTGCTCCTCGACGGCTGGCCCTTGCGGTACGCCCACGTCGTCGTGGAAGGACTGCGAGCGGACCACGCTGCCCGCGGCACGATCTGCTTGTGGGCCGATGATGATCCGGCACAGGTCGCCGCACGTGACCTCGAAGTGCTGTGGACGAGGCTCGACGACTGGGCCGCACGTGCGCTGGGTGGGTTCGGCGACCAGGACCGAGCGCTCGACGCCCACTTCCTGTTCAACAGTGAGCGCACGAGCTTCCGCGCCGAACTACCGCTCGACGACCTCGTTCGCGGCATGAACGACGGCCACCTCACCCGTCTCACCGCGGTGAGACGGGGCTCGGGCGCTCTGCTCATCACCCGCTCCAAGCCGGCGAAGGCGGGCAACGACACGCCCCGTCTCCGCGGCGCCTTCTACCTGCGCGACAGGATCGAGGCTCCGCCACGAGACCTCGACGAGCTTCGCGCACGTCTGCGCCGCCGGCAACGAGAAGACTTCGACCGCGGACTGGCGGAACGAACCACTCCAGCGGGCATGGCGGCGCCCAGTGGCGGGCACGACTTCGTGGTGCTCGCCTGGCCCCGTCACGGCACCCACGATGCGATCGTGGTGGCCTACGACGACGAAGGGGGTTCGTTGCATGCCTCCGCCTTGGCAGCCACCTCCAACGACATCGCTTCGCTCAAGCGTCGCGCGGGCCCGGATGCCGACCTGTTGACCTGCAAGAAGGTGTTGATCGCTGGTGCGGGTTCCGTCGGCGGGCACGTCGCCCTCATCCTCGCGTGCGCCGGAGTGGGCAAGATCGTCCTGCACGACGGCGACCACCTCACCTCCGCCAACGTCGTCCGGCACGTCGGCGCGGAGTACTGCGTCGGGTACCGCAAGACCACCATCGTCGCGGAGGTGATCAGCTCACACGCCCCGTGGACGGACACAGATCTGCACGACGACCTCTCGCATGCGCCGAGCGATCTGGCCGGCCAGATCGCGGGTGCTGACCTCGTCGTCGACTGCACGGGGCTTTTCTCCCTCACCGCGGCGCTCGCCGAGGTCTGCCAGCGGACGAACACCGCCCTGGTCACCGGAGCGCTGTTCCACGGAGGCCGCCTCGCGCGCGTCCAGCGGCAGGCGGAGGGTGACACGCTCATCGCCGCGCGCAGGGCGGATCCGGCATACCCGGACCTGCCGCCGGAAGACCCGGCCGCACCCCAGGCGGGCTTCCTCGAATTGGGGTGCACCGCGCCCGTGCACAACGCGTCCCCGGTCGCCGTCCTGCACACCGCGGCGGAGATCGCTCGCTCGGTTGCGGACCTCCTTACCGGACGACTTCACCTGCCGGACGAACGCATCGTCGTGCACGAGCCTCTGCTCCCTCCGTTCGACCGCATCGGCACGTACGACGGGCCTCTCCACGAGACGAGCACGACATGA
- a CDS encoding nucleotidyltransferase domain-containing protein: MTTTLDAEFTQAVTNVTVNDKKLELAIAAHTEIRDLLNADEELRRWGISPYLIGSYGRQTARYPGKDVDVFLRFTNLSARHDPAKIYAAVERVLIAEYGSKDDDSEGRVTRQARSLKIDFPDPEEPAPYGATSFFDTSFSVDAVPAVPWQGHWGIPNRDRKQWNKEENQRWIKTDPIQFDKNTDALSVASWSPQVGSRNAYRPVVRLLRQVRHTHLRTQRPGGLFVEVAAFHVWQAQLVTGSTWAELLTSTLEQVAGQFTEYEQTGLPDPVFGTPMKPEVGFGLWTAAASYFSELAQQGREALDADPCRAAKIWRSVLGSNERGEVLILPDGCDANGFPLSAISAVTAVGSDQPRGFASDAGNRD; the protein is encoded by the coding sequence GTGACAACCACACTCGACGCGGAGTTCACCCAGGCCGTCACGAACGTGACCGTCAACGACAAGAAGCTCGAGCTCGCGATCGCCGCGCACACCGAGATCCGCGATCTGCTTAACGCGGACGAGGAGTTGCGGAGGTGGGGCATCAGCCCGTACCTGATCGGGTCCTACGGCAGGCAAACAGCCCGCTACCCCGGGAAGGACGTCGACGTCTTCCTGCGCTTCACCAACCTCTCGGCCCGGCACGACCCGGCGAAGATCTACGCGGCGGTGGAACGCGTTCTCATCGCCGAGTACGGCTCGAAGGACGACGATTCCGAGGGACGGGTGACCCGCCAAGCCCGATCTTTGAAGATCGACTTTCCGGATCCTGAAGAGCCGGCGCCGTACGGCGCCACGTCGTTCTTCGACACGTCGTTCTCCGTCGACGCGGTGCCCGCCGTTCCCTGGCAGGGCCACTGGGGCATCCCCAACCGCGACCGCAAGCAGTGGAACAAGGAGGAGAACCAGCGCTGGATCAAGACGGACCCGATCCAGTTCGACAAGAACACCGACGCTCTCTCCGTGGCCTCGTGGAGTCCTCAGGTGGGCTCCCGCAACGCTTACCGGCCGGTGGTCCGGCTGCTGCGCCAGGTGCGGCACACCCATCTCCGCACCCAGCGCCCAGGAGGCCTGTTCGTCGAGGTTGCGGCCTTCCACGTGTGGCAGGCCCAGCTGGTGACCGGCAGCACCTGGGCGGAGTTGCTCACCTCCACTCTCGAACAGGTCGCCGGACAGTTCACCGAGTACGAACAGACCGGGTTGCCCGACCCTGTGTTCGGCACCCCGATGAAGCCAGAGGTCGGCTTCGGCCTGTGGACCGCGGCGGCGAGCTACTTCAGCGAGCTCGCCCAACAGGGCCGCGAGGCTCTGGACGCGGATCCTTGCCGGGCGGCCAAGATCTGGCGGAGTGTCCTGGGCTCCAATGAACGCGGCGAGGTTCTCATCCTCCCAGACGGCTGCGACGCCAACGGCTTCCCGCTGAGCGCGATCTCCGCCGTCACGGCCGTCGGAAGCGACCAACCCCGCGGCTTCGCAAGCGACGCCGGCAACCGAGACTGA
- a CDS encoding SAVED domain-containing protein has translation MNTSEVEVPEVNDLDPIFLSYRHSDGDALAAKLVWVLRSYGIPVWHDQTHLAPGQFHRRLDEALNSGLSGAVLLITPDIVHSEIVRDRELPALLAMEANPAFTFAIGNVITDAADVLDYGAPDRLLPQPGWTLQGFDQFPVTDHSEMAKLAGEMAVRRVRHAAPDGQLRLDIQTRLPALGTLNAPLAVRTRSPLPGTSVPPPEVWEDIAPFLGDLPRLVQAAGADRVQVTGGAHLSIAFALGAAVPTTSGIDVSIVDLEGQVWGAGTTPAVELVEEVVVGDAVDGPAAVYLDLVPAPPNKEFRRYAESRSFSRAVEIAIAEREVISAEAGPALVRELRWRIGEIAAGGTVHLFLRAPFPVAVLLGRACNTLRVVLYEWERETDTPGYVQMATVSAGRSGGPVISWTTGR, from the coding sequence ATGAACACCAGCGAGGTTGAAGTGCCTGAAGTGAACGACCTGGACCCGATCTTCCTGAGCTACCGGCACTCCGACGGTGACGCCCTGGCGGCAAAGCTGGTCTGGGTCCTCCGGTCCTACGGCATTCCCGTCTGGCACGACCAGACCCACCTGGCCCCTGGTCAGTTCCACCGGCGGCTGGACGAAGCGCTGAACTCGGGACTGTCCGGAGCGGTGCTCCTGATCACCCCGGACATCGTCCACTCGGAAATCGTCCGGGACCGGGAGTTGCCCGCCCTACTCGCGATGGAAGCGAACCCAGCCTTCACCTTCGCCATCGGCAACGTGATCACCGATGCCGCCGACGTGCTGGACTACGGCGCGCCCGACCGCCTGCTTCCCCAGCCGGGGTGGACGCTCCAGGGGTTCGACCAGTTCCCGGTGACCGATCACTCTGAAATGGCCAAGCTGGCCGGCGAGATGGCCGTCAGGCGGGTGCGCCACGCCGCGCCGGACGGTCAGCTGCGGCTGGACATCCAGACACGCCTTCCCGCTCTCGGCACCTTGAATGCGCCGCTGGCGGTGCGAACCCGCTCGCCGCTGCCGGGTACCAGTGTCCCCCCGCCCGAGGTCTGGGAGGACATCGCCCCGTTCCTGGGTGATCTACCTCGGCTCGTGCAGGCGGCGGGAGCCGATCGTGTGCAGGTCACCGGCGGCGCGCACCTGAGCATCGCGTTCGCTCTGGGCGCCGCGGTCCCGACCACCTCCGGCATCGACGTCTCCATCGTGGACCTGGAGGGTCAGGTCTGGGGTGCCGGAACCACGCCCGCAGTCGAGCTGGTGGAGGAGGTCGTTGTCGGTGACGCGGTGGACGGTCCGGCAGCGGTGTACCTGGACCTCGTTCCCGCCCCTCCCAACAAGGAGTTCCGGCGCTACGCAGAGAGCCGTTCCTTCTCACGCGCGGTGGAGATCGCCATCGCCGAGCGCGAGGTGATTTCCGCCGAAGCAGGCCCGGCACTGGTGCGCGAGCTGCGCTGGCGGATCGGAGAGATCGCGGCCGGTGGCACCGTGCACCTGTTCCTCCGCGCCCCGTTTCCCGTCGCCGTACTCCTGGGCAGGGCGTGCAACACCTTGCGAGTGGTGCTCTACGAGTGGGAGAGGGAGACGGACACCCCTGGTTACGTGCAGATGGCGACCGTGTCGGCGGGGCGGAGCGGCGGCCCCGTCATCAGCTGGACCACCGGAAGGTGA
- a CDS encoding helix-turn-helix domain-containing protein, with protein MTDLGRELRLCREAASWSLARMASAIYSSKGHLSKVENGKARVTRQLAAAYDQALNANGVLLAMVDDVPDQRRPRGLVGLPEPTRHFVGRTPELASVAVALGTHQDVRTCVISGLAGVGKTALAVAAAWQAAGDFRDGCLFFDLRGQNESTLTTTEAAHHLLGALEVPRDLVPGDQDGRVNVLRDILRSRQVLLVLDNVRDARQVRPLLPATGRSRVILTSRSRLPSLDDAWHVPLGMLTSQSGQSLFHAVLDGRAEVSDTDAATIVRQCGHLPLAIRIASARIVHGGWDARHLLRRLTDAATKFPALDEGDRSVTAALSVTVDALPPDQRHHLGALSLHPGSTMTVQAAQALTGLTPATTDQLLDQLHEHHLVTRAADGRVQLHDLVHAYVVQYAHPDEENTASVINRLIDHYLAITTDADALVEPQRFRIQHTVSPHSEPVFADDTSALAWLRSTWPTLVRTTELVEDDRCWRLALAARGFFFREKLFDAWISTHERALVTAAGDPAATGMVLNSLGMAHLESGLIEASVEYHQRAREAFAEAGDEAGAIDALSSLAWARLYQGSPSEALSDLTTSLESYRRSGRERNVVIALRGTAFALTALGHHDRARTSATEAYKFSTSPIDMARALSCLAWVAYQANHLAAAGRLSAEAAELTENGYELARALTGLGNVAARKGDDAEAGRLWTAADELASLNPAVVWESSARRYVSGSAV; from the coding sequence ATGACGGACTTGGGACGTGAGCTCAGACTCTGCCGCGAAGCCGCCAGCTGGTCGCTGGCGCGCATGGCCTCGGCGATCTACTCCTCCAAAGGCCACCTGAGCAAGGTGGAGAACGGCAAGGCAAGGGTGACCCGGCAGCTGGCCGCGGCCTACGACCAAGCGCTGAACGCGAATGGAGTGCTGCTCGCCATGGTCGACGACGTGCCGGACCAGCGCCGCCCTCGCGGTCTGGTCGGCCTCCCCGAACCCACGAGGCACTTCGTCGGCCGCACACCCGAACTGGCGTCGGTGGCCGTCGCGCTGGGGACGCACCAAGACGTCCGAACCTGTGTGATCAGTGGTCTGGCCGGCGTCGGCAAGACCGCCTTGGCGGTAGCGGCCGCGTGGCAGGCGGCCGGCGACTTCCGCGACGGCTGCCTGTTCTTCGACCTCCGGGGCCAAAACGAGAGCACCCTGACCACCACCGAAGCCGCCCACCACCTCCTCGGTGCCCTGGAGGTGCCCCGCGACCTGGTCCCCGGAGATCAGGACGGGCGCGTAAACGTCTTGCGGGACATCCTGCGCTCCCGCCAGGTCCTGCTCGTGCTCGACAACGTGCGCGACGCCCGGCAGGTCCGCCCGCTGCTACCCGCGACGGGCCGAAGCAGGGTGATCCTGACCAGTCGCTCCCGCCTGCCGAGCCTGGACGACGCGTGGCACGTGCCGCTGGGGATGCTGACCAGCCAGAGCGGCCAGTCGCTCTTCCACGCCGTGCTCGACGGCAGAGCGGAGGTAAGCGACACAGATGCCGCGACCATCGTGCGCCAGTGCGGACACTTGCCGCTCGCGATAAGGATCGCGTCCGCGCGGATCGTCCACGGTGGCTGGGACGCAAGGCATCTCCTTCGCCGGCTCACCGACGCCGCAACGAAGTTTCCCGCGCTCGACGAAGGTGACCGCAGCGTCACCGCGGCGCTCTCAGTCACGGTCGACGCGCTGCCACCGGATCAGCGACATCACCTCGGCGCGCTTTCGCTGCACCCCGGATCGACGATGACGGTGCAGGCCGCGCAAGCGCTCACGGGCCTCACTCCGGCCACGACCGACCAGCTGCTCGACCAGCTCCACGAGCACCACCTGGTCACCAGAGCCGCAGACGGGCGCGTGCAGCTGCACGACCTGGTACACGCCTACGTAGTCCAGTACGCCCACCCAGACGAGGAGAACACCGCAAGCGTGATCAACAGGCTCATCGACCACTACCTCGCCATCACCACCGACGCCGACGCGCTGGTCGAGCCGCAGAGGTTCCGCATCCAGCACACCGTCTCACCGCACTCAGAGCCTGTGTTCGCCGACGACACGAGCGCGCTCGCATGGCTGCGCTCTACCTGGCCGACGCTCGTGAGGACGACCGAACTCGTGGAGGACGACCGGTGCTGGCGCCTCGCCCTGGCCGCACGAGGTTTCTTCTTCCGGGAGAAGCTCTTCGACGCATGGATCTCGACTCACGAACGTGCGCTTGTCACGGCGGCGGGCGATCCGGCCGCCACGGGCATGGTGTTGAACAGTCTGGGCATGGCGCACCTCGAGTCGGGGCTGATCGAGGCCTCCGTCGAGTACCACCAACGCGCACGTGAGGCGTTCGCCGAGGCTGGCGACGAGGCTGGCGCGATAGACGCGCTCTCGAGTCTCGCATGGGCACGCCTCTACCAAGGATCACCATCGGAAGCGTTGAGCGACTTGACAACCTCGTTGGAGAGCTATCGGCGGTCAGGCCGCGAACGCAACGTCGTCATAGCGCTGAGGGGAACCGCGTTCGCCCTCACCGCACTCGGCCACCACGACCGCGCGAGGACGTCGGCAACGGAGGCCTACAAGTTTTCCACCAGTCCGATCGACATGGCACGCGCACTGAGTTGCCTGGCATGGGTCGCCTACCAGGCGAACCACCTCGCCGCCGCCGGGCGCCTGTCCGCGGAAGCCGCGGAGCTGACCGAGAACGGCTACGAGCTCGCGAGAGCCCTGACCGGCCTCGGCAACGTCGCCGCGCGGAAGGGTGACGACGCCGAGGCGGGTCGCTTGTGGACAGCGGCGGACGAGCTCGCCAGCCTCAACCCGGCGGTGGTGTGGGAGTCCTCGGCGCGTCGCTACGTCTCCGGGTCTGCGGTGTGA
- a CDS encoding toll/interleukin-1 receptor domain-containing protein has protein sequence MSQYDLAVSFAGAQRASAKKFAWECESLGLAVFFDENVTEDMWGRDFVTEFRRVYGGELARYVVPFLSKEYFDSDYPMDELSAAVTYGLQRRHDPYLLPIVVGDVKIPEEFVRSSIGYLQLEKYSVEQLARIAFKRMKGVDSPGLTPGHWSGPAPAPAGALRLPKVAPIDFSPFGTLESGLARLGERFRQDASSLVRFGYECHARTGDSSVDVRVESQGRQVYGAKIRLQDWLGTDRLTVSHGWSSSLGNGINAWAAAEWDAAAGEGRFRFSSFGSGYPDRLLSADELFDVLWQHIIAYIEQTHGRGA, from the coding sequence ATGTCGCAGTACGATCTTGCTGTGTCGTTTGCCGGGGCACAGCGGGCCTCGGCCAAGAAGTTCGCCTGGGAGTGTGAGTCGCTGGGGCTCGCCGTCTTCTTCGACGAGAACGTCACCGAGGACATGTGGGGCCGGGACTTCGTTACGGAGTTCCGGCGGGTCTACGGCGGTGAGCTGGCCCGGTATGTCGTGCCGTTCCTGTCCAAGGAGTACTTCGACAGCGACTACCCGATGGACGAGCTGTCCGCGGCCGTCACGTACGGCCTGCAGCGCAGGCATGATCCTTACCTGCTGCCGATCGTCGTGGGCGATGTGAAGATCCCTGAGGAGTTCGTGCGGTCCTCGATCGGGTACCTCCAGTTGGAGAAGTACTCGGTCGAGCAGCTCGCGCGGATCGCGTTCAAGCGCATGAAGGGCGTCGATTCACCTGGGCTCACTCCGGGGCACTGGAGTGGGCCCGCTCCCGCGCCGGCAGGAGCACTTCGGCTGCCGAAGGTGGCGCCGATCGACTTCAGCCCGTTCGGCACTCTCGAATCGGGGCTGGCCAGACTCGGCGAACGATTCCGCCAGGACGCGTCCTCGCTCGTGCGGTTCGGGTACGAATGTCATGCACGGACTGGCGACAGCTCCGTCGATGTTCGCGTCGAGTCACAGGGCCGCCAGGTGTACGGGGCGAAAATTCGGTTGCAGGACTGGCTCGGGACTGACCGGTTGACAGTGTCCCACGGGTGGTCCAGCTCGCTGGGCAACGGGATCAACGCATGGGCGGCTGCGGAGTGGGACGCGGCGGCTGGCGAGGGCCGGTTCCGGTTCAGCAGCTTCGGCAGTGGATACCCGGACCGGCTGCTGTCGGCGGACGAGCTCTTCGACGTGCTCTGGCAGCACATCATCGCGTACATCGAGCAGACGCACGGCCGCGGCGCCTGA